A DNA window from Solanum lycopersicum chromosome 3, SLM_r2.1 contains the following coding sequences:
- the LOC138347205 gene encoding uncharacterized protein — MHQTTYQEKETQTEPDTIEEILKAITTHSTKVDSMGKELQNFKANSQQHDYKHVELRRSEDAKIPELQGDVGKLPKTHNINIASIAGTSIATMEKTTSKNTNLNNLFTKPFIPKAQIVDTPAPQTSTYAANLHKEKIIYNHIYQTYIENLYKIQNFLNLKPKSTITTEKSQDYFTQKLQGYNKLIAQPKTNPNFVKTCYSYGLLNKVYTYDGTEISGIPEIHKAFLIYKRITKGNLIFIKFYTAPTEILYDEIKPIIQIVKIGLTREMIIPEDIGQQPEIPKIEIPSFYANKRIIWLSTTIQELANNYLQGNVIWSYYSRDHLMIYANSREIRLTNMEEFQKSILSLLKPEATPTTRALKQGFISEELMTRYCKLIGHKYPDHICSKCNKGDDIIQDVQLE; from the coding sequence atgcaccagactacctatcaagaaaaagaaactcAAACTGAACCagatacaatagaagaaatactcaaagccATTACTACACATTCTACGAAGGTGGACAGTATGggaaaagagttacaaaattttaaagctaatagtcagcagcatgactataaacatgTGGAGCTACGTCGATCAGAAGACGCTAAAATTCCAGAGCTacaaggagacgttgggaaactcccTAAAACCCATAACATTAACATTGCTAGTATTGCAGGTACAAGTATAGCAACTATGGaaaaaactacatcaaaaaatacaaacttaAACAACTTATTTACAAAACCATTTATTCCAAAGGCACAGATAGTAGATACCCCAGCACCACAAACATCTACATATGCAGCCAACCtacacaaagaaaagataatatataacCATATATACCAAACTTACATTGAAAACCTATACAAAATCCAAAACTTTTTAAATCTTAAACCCAAATCTACCATAACCACAGAAAAATCCCAAGATTATTTCACCCAAAAATTGCAAGGCTATAATAAGTTAATTGCACAACCTAAAACCAATCCAAACTTTGTTAAAACCTGTTACAGTTACGGATTACTTAATAAGGTATATACATATGATGGTACAGAGATTAGTGGAATCCCGGAGATCCACAAAGCctttttaatatacaaaagaattacaaaaggaaatttaatttttataaaattttatacagcACCAACTGAGATACTTTATGATGAGATAAAACCAATAATCCAGATAGTAAAAATTGGATTAACGCGAGAAATGATAATACCGGAAGACATAGGGCAACAGCCAGAGATACCAAAAATTGAGATACCCagtttttatgcaaataaaagaataatttggCTATCAACTACCATACAAGAATTAGCTAACAACTATCTACAAGGAAATGTTATATGGAGCTATTATTCAAGAGATCATTTAATGATATATGCCAATTCACGAGAGATAAGACTAACAAATATGGAGGAATTCCAGAAATcgattttatccttattaaaaCCAGAAGCTACTCCAACAACTAGAGCACTAAAACAAGGATTCATCTCGGAAGAACTAATGACAAGATATTGCAAGCTAATTGGTCACAAATATCCAGACCATATATGTTCCAAGTGCAACAAAGGTGATGACATAATCCAAGACGTACAACTGGAGTAA